A region of Rhodoferax potami DNA encodes the following proteins:
- a CDS encoding ABC transporter substrate-binding protein yields the protein MLKLSKLATAVALVVAGSAAVAGEVEVLHYWTSGGEAKSVAELKKIMQGKGHTWKDFAVAGGGGDNAATVLKSRVVSGNPPAAAQIKGPAIQEWASEGVLANLDATAKAEKWDDLLPKVVADVMKYKGNYVAAPVNVHRVNWMWANSAVLKKAGVTSTPKTWDEFFAAAEKVKKAGLIPVAHGGQNWQDFTTFESVALGVGGVKFYNDALIKLDEKALTSATMTKVLETFRKVKGYTDAAAPGRDWNLATAMVIQEKAAFQFMGDWAKGEFSAAGKVPGKDYVCAAAPGTANAYTFNVDSFAMYKLKDAGAQKAQADLAASIMGTEFQEVFNLNKGSIPVRLNMKMDKFDDCAKTSAKDFVDTAKSGGLVPSVAHGMAIKPAAEGAIKDAVSQFWNDDKISVADGVKNIAKAAATK from the coding sequence ATGTTGAAGCTTTCTAAACTCGCCACCGCAGTGGCACTCGTGGTTGCTGGTTCGGCCGCTGTGGCTGGCGAAGTGGAAGTCCTGCACTACTGGACATCCGGCGGCGAAGCCAAGTCTGTGGCTGAACTGAAGAAGATCATGCAAGGCAAGGGCCACACATGGAAAGACTTCGCAGTGGCCGGCGGTGGTGGTGACAACGCAGCGACCGTGCTCAAGAGCCGTGTCGTGAGCGGTAACCCACCTGCAGCTGCCCAGATCAAGGGTCCAGCCATCCAGGAGTGGGCATCTGAAGGCGTGTTGGCTAATCTCGACGCAACTGCCAAGGCCGAAAAGTGGGACGACCTGCTGCCCAAGGTGGTGGCTGACGTCATGAAGTACAAAGGCAACTACGTTGCTGCTCCCGTGAACGTGCACCGCGTGAACTGGATGTGGGCTAACTCCGCTGTGCTGAAAAAAGCCGGCGTGACCTCCACTCCCAAGACATGGGACGAGTTCTTTGCTGCTGCTGAAAAAGTCAAGAAGGCTGGCCTGATCCCCGTGGCACACGGTGGCCAGAACTGGCAAGACTTCACCACCTTTGAGTCTGTGGCTCTGGGCGTGGGCGGTGTCAAGTTCTACAACGACGCTTTGATCAAGCTCGACGAAAAAGCTTTGACCAGCGCCACCATGACCAAGGTCCTGGAAACATTCCGCAAGGTCAAGGGTTACACCGACGCAGCCGCTCCTGGCCGCGACTGGAACCTGGCTACTGCCATGGTGATCCAAGAGAAGGCCGCATTCCAGTTCATGGGTGACTGGGCCAAGGGCGAGTTCTCCGCTGCTGGCAAGGTTCCCGGCAAGGACTACGTCTGCGCTGCTGCTCCAGGCACCGCTAACGCATACACCTTCAACGTGGACTCGTTCGCCATGTACAAGCTCAAAGACGCTGGCGCTCAAAAGGCACAGGCTGATCTGGCTGCTTCCATCATGGGCACCGAGTTCCAAGAAGTGTTCAACTTGAACAAGGGTTCTATCCCTGTCCGTTTGAACATGAAGATGGACAAGTTTGACGATTGCGCCAAGACATCCGCCAAGGATTTCGTGGACACCGCCAAATCCGGTGGTTTGGTTCCTTCCGTGGCCCACGGCATGGCTATCAAGCCAGCTGCTGAAGGCGCGATCAAGGACGCCGTGTCCCAGTTCTGGAACGACGACAAGATCTCCGTTGCTGACGGCGTGAAGAACATCGCCAAGGCCGCTGCTACCAAGTAA
- a CDS encoding iron ABC transporter substrate-binding protein, which yields MKRTFLTSFFRLAVLGAAMGSAAWVQAQSVTPSAEGIVVYNAQHASLTQAWVEAFTKETGIKVTLRQGGDTELGNQLVQEGGSSPADVFLTENSPAMTLVDGAGLFAPLDPATINQVAPNFRTAHGRWVGIAARSTVFAYRKTKFSKDQLPKSIMDLAKPEWKGRWAAAQAGADFQAIVSAMLELKGEAATLAWLKSMKENVVPFKGNSIAMKAVNAGQVDGAVIYHYYYYGDMAKTGENSEKVGLHYFRNEDPGAFVSISGGGVLASSKHKAEAQAFVKWITGKGGQEILRTGSSYEYAVGQGAASHRSLVPLADLQAPKVEPAKLNSRKVSDLMTQAGLL from the coding sequence ATGAAACGCACATTTTTGACCTCCTTTTTCCGGCTCGCCGTCTTGGGCGCAGCCATGGGCAGCGCTGCATGGGTGCAAGCGCAATCCGTTACGCCTTCTGCCGAGGGCATCGTGGTGTACAACGCCCAGCACGCCAGCCTGACACAGGCATGGGTCGAGGCCTTTACCAAAGAAACCGGTATCAAGGTGACCTTGCGCCAAGGCGGTGACACCGAGCTGGGCAACCAGTTGGTGCAAGAGGGAGGCTCGTCCCCTGCCGATGTGTTTTTGACAGAAAACTCCCCCGCCATGACGTTGGTAGATGGCGCAGGTTTGTTTGCGCCGCTCGACCCCGCGACCATCAACCAGGTGGCACCCAACTTCCGCACAGCTCATGGCCGCTGGGTTGGTATTGCCGCACGCAGCACCGTGTTTGCGTACCGCAAAACCAAATTCAGCAAAGACCAGTTGCCCAAATCCATCATGGATCTCGCCAAGCCCGAGTGGAAAGGTCGTTGGGCTGCCGCTCAGGCCGGTGCGGACTTTCAGGCCATTGTGAGTGCCATGTTGGAGCTCAAGGGAGAGGCTGCCACCTTGGCCTGGCTCAAGAGCATGAAAGAGAACGTGGTTCCGTTCAAGGGCAACAGCATTGCCATGAAGGCGGTGAATGCGGGTCAGGTGGATGGTGCGGTGATCTACCACTATTACTACTACGGCGACATGGCCAAGACCGGCGAGAACAGCGAAAAAGTGGGCTTGCACTACTTCCGCAACGAAGATCCGGGCGCTTTTGTCAGCATTTCCGGTGGCGGCGTGTTGGCCTCCAGCAAGCACAAAGCCGAGGCCCAGGCTTTCGTGAAGTGGATCACCGGCAAAGGCGGCCAAGAGATTTTGCGGACCGGCTCTTCGTATGAATACGCGGTGGGCCAAGGTGCGGCTTCGCATCGCAGCCTCGTGCCGCTGGCTGACTTGCAAGCCCCCAAAGTGGAGCCGGCCAAGCTCAATAGCCGGAAGGTGTCCGACCTGATGACACAAGCTGGTCTGCTGTAA
- a CDS encoding ABC transporter substrate-binding protein yields the protein MALSAFARRFAAACALCAGASVFAGEVEVLHYWTSGGEAKSVVELKDMMGKRGHTWRDFTVTGGGGQNAMAVLKQRVLAGNAPAAANIKGPAIQEWAELGVLSNLDAMASFEKWDETLPKVVADQMKYKGRYVAVPVNVHRVNWLWANSAVLKKAGVAALPKTYDEFFAAADKIKAAGLIPLAHGGQDWQDFTVFESVVLGVGGASLYDKALVKLDRAAINSDDMKKALETFRRLKAYTDTASGGRDWNVTTELVINGKAGFQFMGDWAKGEFLAAGQTPGKEFTCSAAPGTANAYTFNVDSFAMFQLKGWEAQKAQGYLAYLLMGKEFQEKFNLRKGSIPVRMGMNMEKFDDCAKTSSKDFVATSASGSLVPSVAHGMALPSSQQASMRAAVSEFWNNDKLSVSEAVAKMVAVSAPKQK from the coding sequence ATGGCTCTTTCTGCATTCGCGCGCCGGTTTGCTGCTGCATGTGCTTTGTGCGCAGGCGCAAGCGTGTTCGCGGGCGAAGTCGAGGTGCTGCACTACTGGACCTCTGGTGGTGAAGCCAAGTCGGTGGTTGAGCTCAAAGACATGATGGGAAAACGTGGCCACACCTGGCGCGACTTCACCGTGACCGGTGGTGGTGGCCAGAATGCCATGGCCGTGCTCAAGCAGCGTGTGCTGGCGGGCAATGCGCCTGCAGCTGCCAATATCAAGGGCCCTGCCATTCAGGAATGGGCTGAGCTCGGCGTCTTGAGCAACCTGGACGCGATGGCGTCTTTTGAGAAGTGGGACGAAACCCTCCCCAAGGTCGTTGCTGACCAAATGAAATACAAAGGCCGCTATGTGGCCGTCCCGGTCAATGTGCACCGGGTGAATTGGTTGTGGGCCAACTCCGCCGTGCTCAAAAAAGCAGGCGTTGCCGCGTTGCCCAAAACCTATGATGAGTTTTTTGCTGCCGCTGACAAAATTAAGGCCGCAGGCCTGATCCCTCTGGCCCACGGTGGCCAAGACTGGCAAGACTTCACGGTGTTCGAGTCCGTGGTGCTGGGTGTGGGCGGTGCAAGCCTTTACGACAAGGCACTGGTCAAACTCGACCGCGCTGCGATCAACAGCGATGACATGAAAAAGGCGCTGGAAACCTTCCGCCGCCTCAAGGCGTACACCGATACCGCCTCCGGCGGCCGCGATTGGAACGTCACCACCGAGCTGGTGATCAACGGCAAAGCCGGTTTCCAATTCATGGGCGACTGGGCCAAAGGCGAGTTCCTGGCCGCAGGCCAGACACCGGGCAAAGAGTTCACTTGCTCGGCCGCGCCCGGCACGGCCAATGCCTACACCTTCAACGTCGACTCTTTTGCCATGTTCCAGCTCAAAGGCTGGGAGGCCCAAAAGGCACAGGGCTACCTGGCCTATTTGTTGATGGGCAAAGAGTTCCAGGAAAAGTTCAACCTTCGCAAGGGCTCAATCCCGGTGCGCATGGGCATGAACATGGAAAAGTTTGACGACTGCGCCAAGACCTCCAGCAAAGACTTTGTAGCCACGTCCGCTTCGGGCTCACTGGTGCCGTCCGTGGCGCATGGCATGGCATTGCCGTCCTCTCAGCAAGCGTCCATGCGCGCTGCAGTGAGCGAGTTCTGGAATAACGACAAGCTGAGCGTGAGCGAGGCCGTCGCCAAAATGGTCGCAGTCAGCGCGCCAAAGCAAAAGTAA
- a CDS encoding ABC transporter ATP-binding protein: MAASLQIAGIRKVFGKGDKAVEVLKKIEIDVAPGEFLILVGPSGCGKSTLLNIIAGLEEPSEGELRIAGKNVVGVAPAQRDIAMVFQSYALYPTMSVADNIGFALEMRKVPVEQRKKRIAEVAAMLQIEHLLDRRPAQLSGGQRQRVAMGRALARDPQLFLFDEPLSNLDAKLRVEMRAEIKRLHQVSGITSVYVTHDQIEAMTLGSRIAVMKDGILQQIGTPDDIYNRPSNTYVATFIGSPTMNLIKGHVEVPGAQGRFTFNGSTLELATPATGDATLGVRPEHIELITGDAAWRGEVAVVEPTGADTYVVVKTAAGEVTVRTAPSASWKAGDQVGLRVNPANTNWFSTATGVRLDV; encoded by the coding sequence ATGGCAGCTTCTCTCCAAATCGCAGGCATCCGCAAAGTTTTCGGCAAGGGCGACAAAGCCGTTGAAGTCCTGAAAAAGATCGAAATCGACGTCGCCCCCGGCGAGTTCCTGATCCTGGTCGGCCCTTCCGGTTGCGGCAAGTCCACCTTGCTCAACATCATTGCGGGCCTCGAAGAGCCATCTGAAGGCGAACTGCGCATTGCTGGCAAAAACGTAGTGGGCGTAGCCCCTGCACAGCGCGATATCGCCATGGTGTTCCAGAGCTACGCGCTGTACCCCACCATGAGCGTGGCTGACAACATCGGCTTCGCGCTGGAAATGCGCAAGGTGCCCGTAGAGCAGCGTAAAAAGCGCATTGCCGAAGTGGCCGCCATGCTGCAAATCGAACACTTGCTGGACCGCCGCCCCGCCCAGCTGTCTGGTGGCCAGCGCCAGCGTGTGGCCATGGGCCGCGCCTTGGCACGTGACCCCCAGCTCTTCTTGTTTGACGAGCCGCTCTCCAACCTGGACGCCAAGCTCCGCGTGGAAATGCGCGCCGAAATCAAGCGCCTGCACCAGGTGTCCGGCATCACCAGCGTGTACGTGACACACGACCAGATCGAAGCCATGACCCTGGGCAGCCGCATCGCGGTCATGAAGGACGGCATCCTGCAACAAATCGGCACACCCGACGACATCTACAACCGCCCGTCCAACACCTACGTGGCCACCTTCATTGGCTCGCCCACCATGAACCTGATCAAGGGCCATGTAGAAGTGCCCGGTGCGCAAGGCCGCTTTACTTTCAACGGCAGCACCTTGGAGCTGGCAACCCCCGCCACTGGCGACGCCACCTTGGGCGTGCGCCCCGAGCACATTGAGCTGATCACTGGCGATGCCGCTTGGCGCGGCGAAGTGGCCGTGGTGGAGCCCACAGGCGCTGACACTTATGTGGTGGTGAAAACCGCTGCCGGCGAAGTGACTGTGCGCACTGCACCGAGCGCTTCGTGGAAAGCCGGCGACCAAGTCGGCCTGCGCGTGAACCCTGCGAACACCAACTGGTTTAGCACTGCGACGGGTGTGCGTTTGGACGTGTAA
- a CDS encoding ABC transporter ATP-binding protein → MTTLELHGVHKSYGAVAALKGIQLSVPRGSRTAIVGPSGSGKTSLLRIIAGFEAPDAGRVVLQGEVLADGSAIVPAHRRGIGYVPQDGALFPHLSVADNVGFGLDKSAPDRQARIDELMDMVSLDRAMLQRRPHELSGGQQQRVALARALAQRPKLMLLDEPFSALDTGLRASTRKAVAQLLQAAGITTILVTHDQAEALSFADQVAVMRAGQLAQVGAPLEVYLRPKDPVTASFLGEAVVLNARLSQGWAECALGRLPTGDTLRHGQGQILLRPEQLNVTPLISTPPSAGSGAVCAGTVVESDFCGAVCELSVQLDEDAGGTLVHVHSAGLDAPLVGARVAVSARGTAHVFPAS, encoded by the coding sequence ATGACTACTCTTGAACTGCACGGCGTGCACAAATCGTATGGCGCGGTCGCCGCGCTCAAAGGCATACAACTGAGCGTGCCCCGGGGCAGCCGCACTGCCATCGTGGGGCCCTCTGGCTCCGGGAAAACCAGTTTGTTGCGCATCATTGCCGGCTTCGAGGCGCCAGACGCTGGCCGGGTCGTGTTGCAAGGCGAGGTGCTGGCCGATGGCTCAGCCATCGTGCCTGCGCACCGCCGTGGTATTGGCTATGTGCCACAAGACGGGGCGCTGTTTCCGCACCTGAGCGTGGCGGACAACGTGGGCTTCGGGCTCGACAAATCAGCGCCGGATCGCCAAGCGCGCATTGACGAGCTGATGGATATGGTGTCGCTGGACCGCGCGATGCTGCAGCGCCGCCCGCATGAGCTATCGGGCGGTCAGCAGCAACGCGTTGCACTCGCCAGAGCGCTGGCGCAGCGGCCTAAGCTGATGCTACTGGACGAGCCCTTTTCAGCCTTGGACACCGGCTTGCGCGCGTCCACCCGAAAGGCAGTGGCGCAGCTGCTGCAAGCGGCAGGCATCACCACCATTCTGGTGACCCACGACCAGGCCGAGGCGCTGTCATTTGCTGACCAAGTGGCCGTGATGCGGGCTGGCCAGCTCGCACAAGTGGGCGCTCCGCTGGAGGTGTACCTCCGGCCGAAAGACCCGGTCACCGCCAGCTTTTTGGGCGAGGCTGTGGTGCTGAATGCGCGCTTGTCACAAGGGTGGGCCGAGTGTGCGCTGGGCCGCCTTCCCACCGGCGACACCTTGCGCCACGGACAGGGGCAAATATTGTTGCGCCCCGAGCAGCTCAACGTCACCCCCTTAATTAGCACACCGCCATCTGCCGGATCCGGCGCCGTGTGTGCGGGCACTGTGGTCGAGTCGGATTTTTGTGGCGCGGTGTGTGAGCTGTCGGTGCAGCTGGACGAAGATGCCGGCGGCACCCTGGTGCATGTGCACAGCGCGGGCCTCGATGCCCCGTTGGTCGGTGCCCGGGTAGCGGTGTCCGCACGCGGCACTGCCCATGTATTTCCCGCATCCTGA
- a CDS encoding ROK family protein: MALTHDIELNIAPGSKPVACVDIGGTKVAVNIADAAGVRGKVSEPTAKEGSNDALARQIIRMVGESCALAGVAVADITAVGVATCGPFVINGGMVELAGPNICGGLAGKARGLPNDWVTALLEAPLKAAFPNVRVENDGVGALEAERRWGALQGVANCAYVTWSTGIGMGLCVDGHILRGKNGNAGHAGHTFVSTNQDALCGCGNVGDVEGLVAGNAIPRRFGAQGYTDAATLFVAARAGEAGALAIVDDLCDVMGRTLYNMVATLDLQRISIGGSVFWHNREFLLPKLQAALKGKLPALTDGVEIVPAGLGEKVGDYAALALVLG; encoded by the coding sequence ATGGCTTTGACCCACGACATTGAATTGAACATTGCCCCCGGCAGCAAGCCGGTTGCCTGTGTAGACATCGGCGGCACCAAAGTGGCAGTCAATATTGCCGACGCGGCAGGTGTGCGTGGCAAAGTCTCTGAGCCCACCGCCAAAGAAGGCTCTAACGACGCACTGGCACGCCAGATCATTCGCATGGTGGGTGAAAGCTGCGCCCTGGCGGGTGTGGCGGTGGCAGACATTACCGCCGTGGGCGTTGCTACCTGCGGCCCTTTTGTGATCAATGGCGGCATGGTCGAGCTGGCAGGCCCCAACATCTGTGGCGGCTTGGCCGGCAAGGCCCGCGGCCTTCCCAATGACTGGGTTACCGCGCTGCTGGAGGCGCCACTCAAAGCCGCTTTCCCCAATGTCCGCGTCGAAAACGATGGCGTGGGTGCACTCGAGGCCGAGCGCCGCTGGGGCGCATTGCAGGGCGTGGCCAACTGCGCCTACGTGACCTGGAGCACCGGCATCGGCATGGGCTTGTGTGTGGATGGCCACATCCTGCGCGGCAAAAACGGCAATGCGGGCCACGCAGGCCACACCTTTGTCAGCACCAACCAAGACGCGCTCTGCGGCTGCGGCAACGTGGGCGATGTAGAAGGGCTGGTTGCCGGTAACGCGATTCCGCGTCGTTTCGGTGCGCAGGGCTACACCGATGCTGCTACGCTTTTTGTAGCGGCTCGCGCAGGTGAGGCGGGCGCTCTGGCTATTGTGGACGACTTATGCGATGTGATGGGCCGCACCCTCTACAACATGGTGGCCACACTCGATCTGCAGCGCATCAGCATCGGCGGCAGCGTCTTCTGGCACAACCGCGAGTTCTTGTTGCCCAAGCTGCAAGCGGCCCTCAAGGGCAAGTTGCCGGCGCTCACCGATGGCGTCGAAATCGTGCCGGCGGGCCTGGGCGAAAAAGTGGGCGACTATGCCGCACTGGCCCTTGTGCTTGGCTAA
- a CDS encoding carbohydrate ABC transporter permease: MLTKNLPRILIYATLLLAAFFFLAPLYVMLATSFKDAEQIRSGNLLSLPTSLNFDAWSAAWSTACTGVDCRGLQPFFTNSIIMAVPAVLISTAWGAINGYVLSMWKFKGSEVLFGFMLFGVFMPFQVVLLPMSQVLGFLGLSSSLGGLILVHCIAGLAGTTLFFRNYYTAIPKELVNAARIDGAGFWRIFFRIVVPMSTPILMVTLIWQFTNIWNDFLFGVAFSGADSKPITVGLNNMANTSSSVKSYNVDMAAAVIAGLPTMLVYVLAGQYFVKGLTAGAVKG, translated from the coding sequence ATGCTGACCAAAAACCTACCCCGCATCCTGATCTACGCCACGCTGCTGCTGGCCGCCTTCTTCTTTTTGGCGCCGCTGTACGTGATGTTGGCCACCTCGTTCAAGGACGCCGAGCAAATCCGCTCCGGCAACTTGCTGAGCCTGCCCACCTCGCTCAACTTTGACGCCTGGTCTGCCGCTTGGTCCACCGCCTGTACCGGTGTGGACTGCCGCGGTTTGCAACCCTTCTTCACCAACTCCATCATCATGGCCGTGCCTGCGGTGCTGATCTCCACCGCGTGGGGCGCTATCAACGGCTACGTGCTGAGCATGTGGAAGTTCAAAGGCAGCGAAGTGCTGTTCGGCTTCATGTTGTTTGGCGTGTTCATGCCCTTCCAGGTGGTGCTGTTGCCTATGAGCCAGGTGCTCGGTTTTCTGGGCCTGTCCAGCTCGCTGGGTGGCTTGATCCTGGTGCACTGCATTGCCGGTTTGGCTGGTACTACGCTGTTCTTCCGCAACTACTACACCGCTATCCCTAAAGAGCTGGTGAACGCTGCGCGCATTGACGGTGCTGGTTTCTGGCGCATCTTCTTCCGCATCGTGGTGCCCATGTCCACCCCGATTCTGATGGTGACGCTCATCTGGCAATTCACCAACATCTGGAACGACTTCCTGTTCGGCGTGGCCTTCAGCGGCGCAGACAGCAAGCCCATCACCGTCGGCCTGAACAACATGGCCAACACCTCCAGCAGTGTCAAAAGCTACAACGTCGACATGGCTGCGGCCGTGATTGCAGGTCTCCCCACCATGTTGGTCTATGTACTGGCAGGTCAATACTTCGTGAAAGGTCTCACCGCTGGCGCGGTGAAAGGATAA
- a CDS encoding carbohydrate ABC transporter permease: MKTIENILPKLVIAPGFVLGFAFIYGFMIWNGILSVTGSRMLPNYDEFVGLEQYVRLWEMDRWYVALKNLGIFSVLYVGGSMALGMGLAIFLDQKIRAEGVLRTIYLYPMALSFIVTGTAWKWILNPSLGLEKLMHDFGWTSFSFDWLVQSDTAIYCVVIAGIWQSAGFAMALSLAGLRGIDDSIIKAAQIDGASLPRIYWRIILPILRPVVFSTVLVLSHLSIKSFDLVMALTSGGPGYASDVPATFMYVMSFTRGQIGLGAASATMMLVFVAALVVPYLYSELRTKPHDR; encoded by the coding sequence ATGAAAACCATCGAAAACATCCTCCCCAAGCTGGTGATTGCCCCGGGCTTTGTGCTCGGCTTCGCCTTCATTTACGGATTCATGATCTGGAACGGCATCCTGTCGGTCACCGGCTCGCGCATGCTGCCCAACTACGACGAGTTCGTGGGCTTGGAGCAGTACGTGCGCCTCTGGGAAATGGACCGCTGGTATGTGGCCTTGAAAAACCTGGGCATCTTCAGCGTGTTGTACGTGGGCGGCTCCATGGCCCTCGGCATGGGCCTGGCGATTTTCCTGGACCAGAAAATCCGCGCCGAAGGCGTGTTGCGCACCATTTACCTGTACCCCATGGCCTTGTCGTTCATCGTGACCGGCACCGCCTGGAAATGGATTTTGAACCCCAGCCTCGGCCTTGAAAAACTGATGCACGACTTTGGCTGGACCAGCTTCAGCTTCGACTGGCTGGTGCAGTCTGACACCGCTATTTACTGCGTGGTGATTGCCGGTATCTGGCAGTCCGCCGGTTTTGCCATGGCTTTGTCGTTGGCTGGCCTGCGCGGCATTGACGACAGCATCATCAAAGCGGCCCAGATCGACGGCGCCTCGCTGCCCCGCATCTACTGGCGCATCATTCTGCCCATCCTGCGCCCCGTGGTGTTCTCCACCGTATTGGTGTTGTCGCACTTGTCTATCAAGAGCTTTGACTTGGTCATGGCGCTTACCTCCGGCGGACCCGGCTACGCGTCTGACGTGCCTGCGACCTTCATGTACGTGATGAGCTTCACCCGCGGCCAGATCGGCCTGGGCGCCGCCAGCGCCACCATGATGCTGGTGTTTGTGGCCGCCCTTGTGGTGCCCTACCTGTACAGCGAATTGCGCACCAAACCCCACGACCGTTAA
- a CDS encoding phosphomannose isomerase type II C-terminal cupin domain, which produces MQTTLRTETIERTERPWGWYETISEVPGNKIKRIGVHPGQQLSLQKHHQRAEHWVVTTGTARVTLDDRQFDLQPGEYCDIAIGQVHRLANLTNGPVEIVEVQFGSYLGEDDIVRLQDDYGRD; this is translated from the coding sequence ATGCAGACTACCTTGCGAACTGAGACGATTGAGCGCACCGAGCGCCCCTGGGGCTGGTATGAAACCATCTCGGAGGTGCCGGGCAACAAGATCAAGCGCATCGGGGTACACCCCGGCCAGCAGCTCAGTTTGCAAAAGCACCACCAGCGCGCGGAGCACTGGGTGGTGACCACAGGCACCGCACGGGTGACACTGGATGACCGCCAGTTTGACCTGCAGCCGGGGGAGTATTGCGACATCGCGATCGGGCAGGTGCACCGCTTGGCGAACCTGACCAACGGCCCGGTAGAAATTGTGGAAGTACAGTTCGGCAGTTACCTGGGCGAAGACGATATCGTTCGCCTGCAGGACGACTACGGCCGCGATTGA
- a CDS encoding ABC transporter permease, whose protein sequence is MTTLAVHVNAPPARMVRRGRLSWVAGAALLVSALALLPLAFVVWVGVQSGWDVVAALVFRPRVGELLLNTTALVVLTVPVCIVLSLALAWLTERSDLPGARWWSWVAAAPLAVPAFVHSYAWISVAPGMHGLWAAVLISVAAYFPFVYLPIAAALRRLDPAMEDAAASLGLSPWAVFVRVVLPQMRLAIWGGALLVGLHLLAEYGLFVTIRFDTFTTAIVDQFQSTYNGPAANMLAGVLVICCFGLLGLEAGTRGRERYARVGSGSARQVPVQALGRWSLLCLLLPVVTALLSLGVPMVTLSRWLWAGGAAVWNLPELLPAVWQTLLLAGLGAALTTVAAVPMAWLSIRAPGKLQRWVEGANYLAGALPGIVVALALVTITVRVARPLYQTVFTVMLAYALMFLPRALVSLRAGIAQAPKELEQAARSLGRSPLQAMWQITMRLAAPGAASGYAMVFLAITTELTATLLLAPNGTQTLATAFWAHSSEIDYAGAAPYALLMVLLSLPLTWLLYIQSRLVAGR, encoded by the coding sequence GTGACCACTCTTGCGGTGCATGTGAATGCGCCCCCGGCTCGCATGGTGCGCCGGGGGCGTTTGTCGTGGGTAGCAGGCGCGGCTTTGCTGGTGTCGGCATTGGCGTTGCTGCCTTTGGCTTTTGTCGTCTGGGTCGGCGTTCAAAGTGGCTGGGACGTGGTGGCAGCGCTGGTCTTCCGGCCCCGTGTCGGTGAGCTGTTGCTCAACACCACGGCGCTGGTGGTGTTGACGGTGCCTGTGTGCATCGTGCTATCGCTGGCCTTGGCCTGGTTGACCGAGCGATCCGACCTGCCCGGCGCACGCTGGTGGTCCTGGGTTGCTGCCGCACCTTTGGCTGTGCCAGCCTTTGTGCACAGCTATGCATGGATCAGCGTAGCCCCCGGCATGCATGGCCTGTGGGCGGCGGTTTTGATTTCAGTGGCGGCGTATTTTCCGTTTGTGTATTTGCCGATTGCGGCCGCCTTGCGCCGCTTGGACCCGGCCATGGAGGATGCTGCCGCGTCTTTGGGCCTGAGCCCGTGGGCGGTGTTTGTGCGTGTGGTGTTGCCACAGATGCGCCTGGCGATCTGGGGCGGGGCTTTGCTGGTCGGTCTGCACTTGCTGGCCGAATATGGCTTGTTTGTCACCATCCGGTTTGACACCTTCACCACCGCCATCGTGGACCAGTTTCAAAGCACCTACAACGGCCCCGCCGCCAACATGCTGGCCGGCGTGCTGGTGATTTGCTGCTTCGGGCTGTTGGGCCTGGAGGCCGGCACCCGTGGCCGCGAGCGCTATGCGCGGGTCGGCTCGGGTTCCGCCCGTCAGGTACCGGTGCAAGCGCTCGGGCGCTGGTCGCTGCTATGCCTGCTCTTGCCCGTAGTGACGGCGCTGCTGTCCCTGGGGGTGCCCATGGTGACTTTGAGCCGTTGGCTGTGGGCCGGTGGCGCTGCGGTGTGGAATCTGCCCGAACTACTCCCCGCCGTGTGGCAAACCTTGTTGCTGGCAGGACTGGGCGCGGCCCTGACCACCGTGGCGGCTGTTCCCATGGCGTGGCTGTCGATCCGCGCGCCCGGCAAATTACAACGCTGGGTGGAGGGCGCCAACTACTTGGCCGGTGCTCTGCCGGGCATTGTGGTGGCGCTGGCGCTGGTCACCATCACTGTGCGGGTGGCGCGGCCTTTGTACCAAACGGTGTTCACGGTCATGCTGGCCTATGCCCTGATGTTTCTGCCCCGTGCGCTGGTCAGCCTGCGTGCCGGCATTGCCCAGGCGCCCAAGGAGCTGGAGCAGGCGGCTCGCAGCCTGGGCCGCTCACCGCTGCAGGCCATGTGGCAAATCACCATGCGGCTGGCAGCTCCGGGTGCGGCTTCCGGCTATGCCATGGTGTTTTTGGCCATCACGACCGAACTGACCGCGACACTGCTGCTCGCGCCCAATGGCACACAAACATTGGCAACCGCCTTTTGGGCCCATAGCTCCGAGATCGACTACGCGGGCGCGGCACCTTATGCCCTCCTGATGGTGCTCTTGTCGCTGCCCCTTACCTGGTTGCTGTATATCCAATCCCGACTTGTTGCTGGACGATGA